TGTTCTATATCAATAAAACTGGATCTTTTAAGAAAACTATATATCTGTTGCGATTTTACTGAATCTGCTACTGCGTAAGCTATCTTTTCATATTTATTCATTATACAAAAGAATATATAAACTGTAACTTTTGAAAATCTTAAAAAAGTTTTTAAAAAAGATCACCATACTTATCTTTAAATTTAGTTAACTTGCTAGTTTTTTTAACTGCATCAGCTAAATTTCCAGTCCATGCTGGATGATTATGCGGATCAATACTTAAGGTTACTACATCCCCCTCTGAACCATAGGTTGAGCGTGTTTCAAATCTCTCACCATTGGTCATAACCACAGTAATTTTATGATAGTCAATATCATTTTTTTTCATGTTACCCTCCTTATAAACTACGTTAAAAAGCACCACTTTATATATTATAATATTAAATAACCTTACACAACTTTATCTTCTAGCTAACCCATTAGATAATGAGTATCAGTATCTTAAATAAAATCATTATTAGATAACATACCTATTTCATCTTCGTAAACATCAAGTATTTTTGCTACTTGTGAATTAGTTTCATCAGGTTGAATAAAGAATAGATCTTCTCCATCATAATCATCAAATTCTATATCTTCATCAAGGTTAACAGCTTTTGTGTTAATATACTTATATTTATCATCTATTTTAGCATATTTTTTATTATCAGACAAAGCATGACCTTTTTTATCACATAGAACAAGTTTATACTCCCCTTCATCATCTTCTTCTAATTTTAAGTATTTAAATTGCTTTGGTATTTTAACAGTATCATTAGTCTCACTATCCGTAATATGTAAACTATCATCTATTATCT
This sequence is a window from Candidatus Mesenet endosymbiont of Phosphuga atrata. Protein-coding genes within it:
- the rpmE gene encoding 50S ribosomal protein L31, which codes for MKKNDIDYHKITVVMTNGERFETRSTYGSEGDVVTLSIDPHNHPAWTGNLADAVKKTSKLTKFKDKYGDLF